From Penaeus vannamei isolate JL-2024 chromosome 37, ASM4276789v1, whole genome shotgun sequence, one genomic window encodes:
- the LOC138859632 gene encoding glutamic acid-rich protein-like — protein sequence MPRAGHSVVFTKSADWHLRLVIGARTSLYVDYLTIYASGTSIPDLCQFLQSAITSVTSRATNHGFRFSTSKSFPILFSRSHYGCHIYSFASTSLLAHLDKIHHSGLRLALGTFRSSPDEEEAQEFAPVTPEEDEQETQEVAPVIPEEDEEETQEFAPVTPEEDEEETQEFAPVTPEEDEEETQEFTPVTPEEDEEETQEVAPEEDEEETQEVAPEEDEEETQEVAPEEDEEETQEFAPVTPAEYEEETQEVAPEEDEEEIQEDEEETQEVAPEEDEEETQKVAPEEYEEETQEVAPVTLEEDVEETREDEETQEVAPEEDEEETQEFAPVTPAEYEEETQEVAPEEDEEETQETQEVAPEEDEEETQEVAPVTPEETQEVGPEEDEEETQEVAPVGPEEDEEETQEVAPEEDEEETQEFAPVTPAEYEEETQEVAPVTPEEDEEETREVAPDEEETQEFTPVTPEEYEEETQEVVPVIPEEDKEETQEVAPVTPEEYEETQEGAPEEETQEFTPVTPEEDEEETQEVAPEEDEEETQEVALEEDEEDTQEVAPVISEEDEEETQEVAPVTPEEDEEETQEVAPITPEEDEEEIQEVAPEDEEETQEVTPEEDEEETQEVTPEKDEEEIQEFAPVTPEEETQENEEETQEVAPVTPEEETQEVVPEEDEEETQEVAPEEDEEETQEVAPVTPEEDEEETQEVVPEENEEETKEVAPEEDEEETKEEDEEETQEVVPEEDEEENKEVAPEEDEEETQEVASEEDEEETQEVAPVTPEEDEEETQEVVPEEDEEETKEVAPEEDEEETQEEDEEETQEVAPVTPEEDEEETQEVVPEENEEETKEVAPEEDEEETKDVVPEEDEEETQEVVPEEDEEETQEVAPEEETQEVAPEEDEEETLEVAPEEEEEDEEETQEDEEETQEVAPVTPEEDEEETQEVVPEEDEEETKEVAPEEDEEETQDVVPEEDEEETHEVALVTNEQKKRQ from the exons ATGCCACGGGCTGGACACAGCGTTGtgtttacgaaatcagctgattggcatttacggcttgtgattg gagcccgaacatcactatatgttgattacttaaccatctatgcatctggcacatctataccagatctctgtcagtTCCTACAATCTGCAATAACATCTGTAACTTCtagggccaccaaccatggctttcgcttctctacctccaaatctttccccatccttttctctcgctcac attatggatgccatatctactcctttgcctcaacctctcttcttgctcatctTGATaaaatccaccacagcggtctccgttTAGCTCTTGgcaccttccgctcctctcca gacgaggaggaggcccAGGAGTTCgctcccgtcactcccgaggaggacgagcaggagacccaggaggtcgcccccgtcatccctgaggaggacgaggaggagacccaggagttcGCTCCCGTCACtccggaggaggacgaggaggagacccaggagttcgcccccgtcactcccgaggaggacgaggaggagacccaggagttcACTCCCGTCACTcccgaagaggacgaggaggagacccaggaggtcgcccccgaggaggacgaggaggagacccaggaggtcgcccccgaggaggacgaggaggagacccaggaggtcgcccccgaggaggacgaggaggagacccaggagtttGCTCCCGTCACTCCCGCGGagtacgaggaggagacccaggaggtcgctcccgaggaggatgaggaggagatccaggag gacgaggaggagacccaggaggtcgcccccgaggaggacgaggaggagacccagaagGTCGCCCCTgaggagtacgaggaggagacccaggaggtcgcccccgtcaccctcgaggaggacgtggaggagacccgggag gacgaggagacccaggaggtcgcccccgaggaggacgaggaggagacccaggagtttGCTCCCGTCACTCCCGCGGagtacgaggaggagacccaggaggtcgctcccgaggaggatgaggaggagacccaggag acccaggaggtcgcccccgaggaggacgaggaggagacccaggaggtcgcccccgtcactcccgaggagacccaggaggtcggccccgaggaggacgaggaggagacccaggaggtcgccccc gtcggccccgaggaggacgaggaggagacccaggaggtcgcccccgaggaggacgaggaggagacccaggagtttGCTCCCGTCACTCCCGCGGagtacgaggaggagacccaggaggtcgcccccgtcacccccgaggaggacgaggaggagacccgggaggtcgccccc gacgaggaggagacccaggagttcactcccgtcactcccgaggagtacgaggaggagacccaggaggtcgtccCCGTCATTcccgaggaggacaaggaggagacccaggaggtcgcccccgtcactcccgaggagtacgaggagacccaggagggcgcccccgaggaggagacccaggagttcACTCCCGTCACTcccgaagaggacgaggaggagacccaggaggtcgcccccgaggaggacgaggaggagacccaggaggtcgctctcgaggaggacgaggaggacaccCAGGAGGTTGCCCCCGTCATctccgaggaggacgaggaggagacccaagaGGTTGCCCCCgtcacccccgaggaggacgaggaggagacccaggaggtcgcccccatcacccccgaggaggacgaggaggagatccAGGAGGTCGCTcccgaggacgaagaggagacccaggaggtcacccccgaggaggacgaggaggagacccaggaggtcacccccgagaaggacgaggaggagatccAGGAGTTCgctcccgtcactcccgaggaggagacccaggag aacgaggaggagacccaggaggtcgctcccgtcactcccgaggaggagactcaGGAGGTCgtccccgaggaggacgaggaggagacccaggaggtcgctcccgaggaggacgaggaggagacccaggaggtcgcccccgtcacccccgaggaggacgaggaggagactcaGGAGGTCGTCcccgaggagaatgaggaggagaccaaggaggtcgcccccgaggaggacgaggaggagaccaaggag gaggacgaggaggagactcaGGAGGTCGTccccgaggaggatgaggaggagaacaaggaggtcgcccccgaggaggacgaggaggagacccaggaggtcgcttccgaggaggacgaggaggagacccaggaggtcgcccccgtcacccccgaggaggacgaggaggagactcaGGAGGTCGTccccgaggaggatgaggaggagaccaaggaggtcgcccccgaggaggacgaggaggagacccaggag gaggacgaggaggagacccaggaggtcgcccccgtcacccccgaggaggacgaggaggagactcaGGAGGTCGTCcccgaggagaatgaggaggagaccaaggaggtcgcccccgaggaggacgaggaggagaccaaggatgTCGTccccgaggaggatgaggaggagactcAGGAGGTCGTccccgaggaggatgaggaggagacccaggaggttgctcccgaggaggagacccaggaggtcgcccccgaggaggacgaggaggagactcTGGAGGTcgcccccgaggaggaggaggaggacgaggaggagacccaggag gacgaggaggagacccaggaggtcgcccccgtcacccccgaggaggacgaggaggagactcaGGAGGTCGTccccgaggaggatgaggaggagaccaaggaggtcgcccccgaggaggatgaggaggagactcAGGATGTCGTccccgaggaggatgaggaggagacccaCGAGGTCGCCCTCGTCACGAACgaacagaagaagaggcaataa